From a single Ascaphus truei isolate aAscTru1 chromosome 2, aAscTru1.hap1, whole genome shotgun sequence genomic region:
- the OXR1 gene encoding oxidation resistance protein 1 isoform X5, whose translation MSRFWYGRKGRKPQPVNHKYTLITTREEVNPKQATSIRTDLEPESFRPNLSDPSELLQVDQIEKLTKHLPPRTIGYPWTLVYSTAKHGMSLKTLYRTMLGLDTPVLLVIKDSDSQIFGALASEPFKVSDCFYGTGETFLFTFCPDFEVFKWTGDNMFFIKGDMDSLAFGGGGGEFALWLDGDLYHGRSHTCKTFENPTLSKKEDFIVQDIEIWAFE comes from the exons ATTACAACAAGAGAAGAGGTGAACCCAAAGCAGGCTACAAGTATTAGGACCGATCTGGAACCTGAATCCTTTCGACCAAATCTCAGTGACCCTAGTGAACTTTTGCAGGTTGACCAAATTGAAAAG CTTACAAAGCACCTCCCACCTCGAACAATTGGGTACCCATGGACACTTGTCTACAGTACTGCAAAACATGGAATGAGCTTGAAAACACTTTACAGAACAATGCTGGGATTAGACACTCCAGTACTCTTGGTGATTAAAGACAGTGATTCACAG ATTTTCGGGGCATTGGCGTCTGAACCATTTAAAGTGAGCGACTGCTTTTATGGTACTGGGGAAACATTCTTATTTACTTTCTGTCCTGATTTTGAG gTCTTTAAATGGACAGGAGATAACATGTTTTTCATCAAAGGAGATATGGACTCATTAGCTtttggtgggggagg AGGAGAATTTGCTCTTTGGCTAGATGGGGATCTCTACCATGGCAGAAGTCATACATGTAAAACATTTGAAAATCCTACACTTTCAAAGAAAGAAGATTTCATTGTTCAAGATATTGAAATTTGGGCAtttgaataa